A segment of the Corylus avellana chromosome ca2, CavTom2PMs-1.0 genome:
ggtcttcttcttcttcgtcgtcTTCAAAGCTAGCTTCTTCAGTGATGTATGCAGTGAAAGAAGAACACCCAACTGTGATTTTGAAGACCCATTTGCTCCGTCTGCGAAATTCACGCTTTTCATTCATACCCATCACCAATTCTTCGAGTTCCAGGTCGAGACGGGTCCGGAAGCACAAGCGCAAGCTCAAGAGCGTGCTTTCTGAAGCTCGGTCCAGTCATTTTCCAGCAAGAATTTCCGAATTCTTCGCCGGAAACTCTACTACTCCTTGTAAGTTTCGATTCTTTATGACTAGGATTTCGTTAAAGTCATTTGGTGATAGAGAGGTTTTAACTATGGAGAGCTTGTTTAAGTCTCACCCAAATGCTTGTTTGGTCATAGTCTCAAATTCAATGAAATCAAAGAAAGGAAGTGAAATTCTAAGACCCTTTTTGGAAAGGGGCTTTCGGGTAATGGCTATTGATCCTGATTATGATTATCTGTTTGAGAATACTCGCGCGGAAGCTTGGTTTGATCGGTTAAGGAAAGGGGATGTTGATCCTGGGGAGGTTTCTTTGGGTCAAAATCTGTCTAATTTACTTAGACTTGCTTTGTTGTACAAGTTTGGTGGCATTTACATAGACACAGATGTTATAGTTTTAAAGAGATTCTCAAAGTTGAAGAATGTGATAGGCGCACAGACAATTGATCTTGACACTGGGAATTGGAGTCGGCTGAACAATGCTGTGTTGATCTTCGACAAGAATCATCCACTTCTTTACAAGTTTATTGAAGAATTTGCTCTAACTTTTGATGGGAACAAGTGGGGGCACAATGGTCCTTACTTGGTCTCAAGGGTTGTTTCCAGGCTAAATGGAAGGCCTGGATTTGATTTTACTGTATTGCCACCCTCTGCATTTTATCCAGTTGATTGGAGCAGGATTCAAAGTCTGTTTCGGGGGCCTAGAGATGAGCTGCATTCAAAATGGTTGCGCAGAAAGTTGAAGCATATTCAGTCACACAGTTTCTCTGTTCACTTGTGGAACAGGCAGAGCAGGGAGCTGGAGGTTGAAAAGGGAAGCATAATCAATTCTATAGTGTCCAAATGTTGTATCTTCTGCAATTCTTCCATCTCGAGCTTGTAGCCATGGAAGAATTAAGTTTGACATTTTGTAAATTGTCTTATGCAATGGACCAACTTGTTCTATTTCACCATCATAGTCCCAGAAGAAAGCATGTTGGGAAATGAtgaccttttttcttctttaaaatcaTCCCTTATTCATACATAGTCAATAAAGATCTTGGTTTAGCCCTTTAATTTGTTGTACTTGTATCTTTCTATAAGAtccaaaaatggaaaaaaagaaaaaaaaaaagaaaaacataattttaagaTTCAATGTTTATGCTGTTCTTGAGGATGGCAATTCAAGTCTGAAATAGAATTTTATTGcttaagaaaataaagaaagaagctTCATTATCATCATCTTGAAGGCCATTTGAGATAAGTTCGATGTGAAACTCTTGTTAAAATATGGGCACCAACCGTCTTTCTTTCGGGTGGATAACTTAAATTATTAGCAATCGAAACAACAAATTATTCGAATATGTCCGAAGAAGGGTTTTAGTCATTGTTTGTGAATCAATATTAATGAGTTTTTCTTACTCATGTGAAGCACacaatacaatatatatacacaagtcAAACACATTAATGGCACAATGTTTTGCTTAGATTGATGCAGGATCATTAATCCAAGAATTCCGCTGCTAATTAATTATGTTATCTTATTGTCTAGCTCTTAGGTAAGCACACCATCTTGGTCTCTTATTTTCTGCTCAACACCCACCTTCCCACCTCCCCTTTTGTCTTCcaagaaaaaagtaaataaataagcaagaaaaagaaagggttgTGGATCTTGTACGAAGTTGCATCAGATTCTAAACTTAAGGTAATGGATTgggaaataaatatattttctagaATTGTTGCCATCAAGATTCATGGGACCATATCTAgtttggtttttgttgttttgttctttgtttatttttttatttttggaaagaaTTGCTTTATCAAAGAATAAAGTTAGTGAAAAGGGTAAATGCACTAATATGGAGGTCGATATAAATGACGAGGTTGGTTTGGCAAAACCTTTTAGAGGGTATTTATTTTGCACTTTTGatataaaggtaaaaaaaaaaaattaccctatTAACAAGTTTCATGTAATTCTTTTGGGTTTCAGGAAGAGCACACGCACCTGTGGTGATCAATCTACTGTCAACTATCCCTTGGTTAGTTGAATCACAAGCTTCTATCTAACTATTTGAAACGTGACACCTCAGGGATGGGCTTAGCAGGGCTTATCTCAAAGCATATTCATCATAAATAGctgacaaaaaatattaaacaaataaattaaaaaaatcaatgtaagAAGAGAGATCAGCTTCCAAGTTCCACCCATGGGCCATGTCAATCGACTACACCATTTGTTTATTGCATACTCAACCTTGCATTAACATGGATATGTACTAAAAGACCGTTAAGAACACCATTCCAGTCATAGGGGTGGTTGGCTATCTCTAAAAGTCAATTAGTTTAAGATGGCCGATAACCTTAATGgtaaaatgatataaattttagGTAGAACCCACCCTTGAAAATCGGCTTGCAAGGAAAGGATGTCTaataacttatatacacatggtcaAGATTAGACTTACCTATGTGGGAACACTAGAATTATAACATACCATCACGCTCTGCAGCCGACGTCCACAACAGCTTACTCTATTAAAATTGACTTGATGGTAGTCATTTCTCTTTTGGCAGCTCCACTCATCTATCAttattcaatgacttaatactATGCTCATAGATAGTACCAAGACATTTTAATCTGGCATATAGGTCGCTTCCTTCGTGACTCGACCACAAAGCCGCAACTCATTCGATCCCATACTCAACGAATTGTGTTTGATCCAAATGATATAAACCTTGGGTAGAACTCATTCTTGAAAATTGGCTTGCAAGAAAAGGAtgcccaagagcttatatacatatgGTCAATATTAGACTTAACCCATATGAGGACACTAGGATTGTAATACAAAATGGGTGGTTTACCATCTCTAATTAGGAATGACAATTTGTGTTCGTTTTGGGTTCGAGTCGTGTCTAGGCATgcgtataagattatataggttaactctaaccaaattcatttaattaaattactaaaacttctaaactCAAActcactaattttgtattagattAGTATTTGGTTTCCAAATAGAGTCAAAAATTGTCAGCTCTTAAATGTCAAGTTCGAGTCGTATCAAAGTATATTTATAAGATTATAAGAGTAAATCATAattgactaatttaattaaaggaGTTAGACTTCTTAATCTTAATccgttaattttgtattaagtttgTGTTGCAAGTACCAATGGCCACCCCAGTGGCTTGCCagccaaaaatttttttttctcatgttgTAGCAATAAAAACCGTTCATCTTAAATTAATGGTCCAAATCAGAGCTATTGTACCCCAATGTAATAAGTAATTAGTATTGCACCAAATTCCCTTAAATGGTAAGCAATGTTGTACTGGTCAGTATCTCATAATGGGCCTTATGGATTGTGGTGGAGAGACTTATCTCCGTAGCAACTAAGGTGTAATAGTAgctcagaaaaataaataaataataaatacataaatgTGTAGTAGTGCGCACATGGCTATATTCGCCTAGGGCCTACATATTTTGTCAATAAAAGATCTGGTTCCAGTGAACTTCCTGGAAAGTGGAAACTAAtgtcttggattttttttttcctaactaaAACAGCCGGCGAAAGTCTctaaagggtagctcaatcggctgtgaaccacgtctaatgaagtgGAAGtaactagtttgaatctctcatctcccttcccttgtgtagacatatcaaaaaaaaaaaaaaaaaaaaaaacagctggtgaaaatgtgattttatgATGATCATAGTAACACCTGCTTGCTGGGAGTCGTGCACGAAGAATCTAGACAGTAAAAACTACAAGTAGGGTTGATAAAGTAAGTTTACGTGTTGGGTTCGTGTCAACTCGTTTAACTCAGCTAACTTGCTTATGTCAACCCGAACACCATACATTTATTAAACGGATCACAACCTGTTTTATGACTCGAACCTGTTTAATTTAAActctaattttaaaattacgtgTTGTGGTCGTGTCAGGTTCGCAAGTTATGAGAAATTGCCGGCTTTAAATTAGGTTAAACTgcatttacttaaaaaaaaaaaaaattgtataaatgGGTTAACTAACAAACCTGTGGGTTGATCCGTGTGACAcgtttattaaataaatcatatGATCCGAACCTGTTTAACCTAAATCTTAATTCTAAAACTACATGTCAAAGTCACTGGTTAAGTTATTCAAGATCGAGTCAAAACCTAAACCGACCCCTTTAAAATATCAATGGAACTCCCATTGATGGTAATAGAAAAGATGGATTAGTAAGACTTAGGGAACAGTAAAAACCTTGTGGACAGAGATAGACGCCACTGCATGTGGGTTTCTGGTTCTTTCGCTTTCAGTATGTTCCTGGTGGACGTACCGGTGAAGTTCCTCTCCTTCAACAAACAAGGATTATCCTCGAACAAGCCAAAGGGTCTCTCCACATTTATGTCATTACCACATGCATGTCTACCCCATATACGTAGACATCACGGCATCATATGTCGGACGTTGTGACTTTTAGCAGCTTCTGAAATTATatgcaaattaattaatccaAGACAATTGGTAAAAAGAGGGCCAACATTGGAGACGGTGAATTCTGTCTCATAAAAATTAGGAagaattattaaattcatcgaccttgtaataaaataaatacatgtgGTTTCAAAAATATACTGATAAGTACTCCTTGTGATATActtctttaataaataaaataatcaatttgtaaattaaaagaaaaaaatatgatacATTTGTATAAATTCTGACAATTTTTTTGA
Coding sequences within it:
- the LOC132171753 gene encoding uncharacterized protein LOC132171753, with translation MTMYEYSTKSSEPFLLHLLHQLQELKRSVLALLLCLPTSLFALILLLLLAYNGFSVFYLHVPFPAKSPPVPANFSPGYSAGESVRKWSSSSSSSSKLASSVMYAVKEEHPTVILKTHLLRLRNSRFSFIPITNSSSSRSRRVRKHKRKLKSVLSEARSSHFPARISEFFAGNSTTPCKFRFFMTRISLKSFGDREVLTMESLFKSHPNACLVIVSNSMKSKKGSEILRPFLERGFRVMAIDPDYDYLFENTRAEAWFDRLRKGDVDPGEVSLGQNLSNLLRLALLYKFGGIYIDTDVIVLKRFSKLKNVIGAQTIDLDTGNWSRLNNAVLIFDKNHPLLYKFIEEFALTFDGNKWGHNGPYLVSRVVSRLNGRPGFDFTVLPPSAFYPVDWSRIQSLFRGPRDELHSKWLRRKLKHIQSHSFSVHLWNRQSRELEVEKGSIINSIVSKCCIFCNSSISSL